From a single Thermothielavioides terrestris NRRL 8126 chromosome 3, complete sequence genomic region:
- a CDS encoding glycosyltransferase family 20 protein (CAZy_ID 269767) has translation MPGVIEDQSGASGRLLLISNRLPITIKRSEDGQYSFSMSSGGLVTGLSGLSKATSFQWYGWPGLEVPEAEAGPMRQQLKEKYNAIPVFVDDDLADRHYNGFANSILWPLFHYHPGEITFDESAWAAYREVNRLFAREVVKDVQDGDLVWVHDYHLMLLPEMLREEIGQTKKNVKIGFFLHTPFPSSEIYRILPVREKLLGGILECDLIGFHTYDYARHFLSSCSRILSASTAPNGVEWNGRFVTVGAFPIGIDPEKFVEGLKKPSVQNRIATLKRKFEGVKLIVGVDRLDYIKGVPQKLHALEVFLTEHPEWIGKIVLVQVAVPSRQDVEEYQNLRAGVNELVGRINGKFGTIEFMPIHFLHQSVSFEELTALYAVSDVCLVSSTRDGMNLVSYEYIATQRERHGVMVLSEFTGAAQSLNGSLIVNPWNTEELANAIHDAVTMSPEQREANFRKLERYVFKYTSAWWGQSFVTELTRITAADDDGKDGNNHANHSAKPVLRVAVDGAAEAAH, from the exons ATGCCTGGTGTCATCGAAGATCAGAGCGGTGCCTCGGGCAGGCTACTCCTGATTTCCAATCGCCTGCCCATCACCATCAAGCGCTCCGAGGATGGCCAGTACAGCTTCTCGATGTCCTCGGGCGGTTTGGTTACTGGCCTGAGCGGGCTCTCCAAGGCCACCAGCTTCCAGTGGTACGGCTGGCCCGGCCTGGAGGTCccggaggccgaggcggggCCCATGCGCCAGCAGCTGAAGGAGAAGTACAATGCGATCCCCGTGTTTGTGGACGACGACCTGGCCGATCGCCACTACAATGGCTTTGCCA ACTCGATTCTCTGGCCCCTCTTCCACTACCACCCCGGCGAGATCACCTTTGACGAGTCCGCCTGGGCCGCATACCGCGAGGTTAATCGGCTGTTCGCCCGGGAAGTGGTCAAGGATGTGCAGGACGGCGACCTGGTCTGGGTACACGACTATCATCTGATGTTGCTGCCGGAGATGCTGCGCGAAGAGATCGGACAGACCAAGAAGAACGTGAAGATCGGCTTTTTCCTGCACACCCCGTTCCCCAGCAGCGAGATCTACCGCATCCTGCCCGTGCGCGAGAAATTGCTGGGGGGCATCCTGGAGTGCGATCTGATCGGCTTCCACACGTACGACTACGCGAGGCACTTTTtgagcagctgctcgaggatACT GTCGGCCTCGACAGCACCAAACGGTGTCGAGTGGAATGGAAGGTTCGTGACGGTCGGCGCCTTCCCGATCGGCATTGATCCCGAGAAGTTCGTCGAGGGCCTCAAGAAGCCGAGCGTGCAGAACCGCATCGCGACGCTCAAGCGCAAGTTCGAGGGCGTCAAGCTGatcgtcggcgtcgaccgGCTCGACTACATCAAGGGCGTGCCGCAGAAGCTGCACGCGCTCGAGGTGTTCCTCACGGAGCACCCCGAGTGGATCGGCAAGATCGTGCTGGTGCAGGTGGCGGTGCCGAGCCGGCAGGACGTCGAGGAGTACCAGAAcctgcgcgccggcgtcaaCGAGCTGGTCGGGCGCATCAACGGCAAGTTCGGCACGATCGAGTTCATGCCGATCCACTTCCTGCACCAGTCGGTCAGCTTCGAGGAGCTGACGGCCCTCTACGCCGTGAGCGACGTCTGCCTGGTGAGCTCGACGCGCGACGGCATGAACCTCGTCTCGTACGAGTACATCGCGACGCAGCGCGAGCGCCACGGCGTCATGGTCCTGTCCGAGTTCACGGGCGCCGCGCAGAGTCTTAACGGCAGCCTGATCGTGAACCCGTGGAACAcggaggagctggccaacGCCATCCACGACGCCGTCACCATGTCGCCCGAGCAGCGCGAGGCGAACTTCCGCAAGTTGGAGCGCTACGTCTTTAAGTACACGAGCGCCTGGTGGGGGCAGAGCTTCGTGACCGAGCTGACGCGcatcaccgccgccgacgacgacggcaaggACGGCAACAACCACGCCAACCACTCGGCCAAGCCGGTGCTGCGCGTCGCCGTTGACGGCGCCGCTGAGGCCGCCCACTAA
- a CDS encoding carbohydrate esterase family 1 protein (CAZy_ID 270189): protein MKLLNGAVSLMALASSALGASLQQVTNFGTNPTSIQMFIYVPAKLAANPPIIVAVR, encoded by the coding sequence ATGAAGCTCCTCAACGGTGCCGTGAGCCTGATGGCTCTGGCCAGTTCTGCGCTTGGAGCGTCTCTCCAGCAGGTCACTAACTTTGGCACCAATCCGACGTCGATCCAAATGTTCATTTACGTGCCAGCAAAGCTCGCAGCGAACCCTCCTATTATCGTTGCTGTAAGATAA